The following is a genomic window from Lysinibacillus sp. G4S2.
TTCCTGAAATACCTTAGAAAATAGATTGAAACTATTTACCTCATTTCTACACACTTAAACTTATACATAAACGAGCGGTTCGGAATCAGTTTTTGGCGCTAGCTGATCACTATTTCGGCATACCTGAGTGGTTCGGTGTGACACCCGATCAGTTTTTCGGTATACCCGAGCGGTTCGGAGTGTTACCTGATCAGTTTTTCGGTATACCCGAGCGGATTTGGTCGTTACCCGATCACTTTTTCTCCACCCAAATCCTGCCCCATAAATTCTTCCAAGACAAGCACCCGAAAGTCCTCGATATAGCTAGATGCACAGCACTTTTCTAATTCAATTCTGCGTTAACTCGATAGAACACCATGAAATAGGTTCCTTAGTCTATAAATATTATTGAATCAACGTTTATCGTAAAATTAAGGATTTGTCCTAGTTTCTTGTAAAATGTTACTGAATCCGCCAATTTTGGAAATATTTTATGTATAATGAATGTGAAGGAGGGGAATTTTAACAAAAGTCTGACTGTAGTGGTAAATGGATTGGCTTGTGAAAAATAGCTGAGTTACTTCATTTCGAAATACATATAGTTGTAATTATAAGTATTTTTACATTATTTTCAAGCAGACGCAAAAAGAAAGTTTACAAGATTGTATATAATAGGGAGGATAAAATGAGACTAAAAACAATCGCAGCATTATTCATTATGTTACTTTTAGCATTTAATTTTGAGGTAGCTGATGCGAGCACATTTAAAGAAGTTAAAATTATTACAAGCTCATCAATTGAAGTATATGAAAAACCCGATACGTCCTCTAAAGTAGTAGGAACTGTAACAGAAGGAACACTTGTAACACAAATTAGCGAGGGACATAATGTTTCATTTTCACGTATATCCTATCTAAATAATGATGGGAAAATATTAGAGGGCTATATATCAGATGTTGCACTGGATGATGCTCTTTACGGTATTCAGATAGCTAGTTCTAAAAGTGGTTTGGTAGTGAAACAAACACCATCATTGAAAGGAAAAACAGTTGCGACTCTACAACATAAAATGGTTGTGAAAGACTTCGGTTCAGTTGGAAACGGTTGGTCATTAGTGCAATACGGTAATGTCGTTGGTTATGCGACTTCAAGTTTTATGAGTGAATCAAAACCAACAACTAAATATGTATTAACAGAGGGTCTTGTTGTTAGAAATATCGCTAGTCCTTCTGGAGATAATATCGGAGAACTTTCGAAAAACGAAGAAGTTTTAGTTCATTCTACAATTGCTGGATGGTCATTTGTAACAACTCCACTGTACGGAGGTTATGTACTAGATTCACATTTAACTTCTCAAAATCCGTTTGCTAAAACTAGTAAAGGGTCAAGTAGCTCATCAAAACCTTCAAACGGAAGTAAGTCAAAATATAAAAATTGTACAGAGCTTCGTAAAGATTATCCAAATGGAGTAGGTAGCGATCACCCAGCTTATGAAAAAAAGCATGATCGTGATGACGATGGATGGGCTTGTGAAAGATAGATAAATGCTGGGGCATAACTGGCTAAAACCTTAAAAGCGCGAGAAATCAATTTTAGAAACGTTGATTTCTCGCGTTTTTCTGATGAGTAAAATTTTTTATTCGTTAAAAGTAAAGTTTGAGTAAAAATACCTCACCATTTAATGGAATAGTTAATCTACTTCTAAAACGAAGGCATAGAAAGCGTCGCCATGAGATAAATTCGCTTCCTTTTCATCCATCCACCAAACGCCATAAGAATAATAATAAACTCCAGGTTGTGTAGGCGCGGTAAATCGATTGTCTGTAACGATGACTTCAGTTTCCTTGTTATTACTTATTTGTACAACATGAAATTTATTCGGTTTTGGTTCATAGTCCATCACAAAAGTTATATTTTCACCAGATTTAACTTTTATAGGCTTTTTACCTTCTAATAGTTCAACTGGTCCAGCAGTATCAACGCATTCACTTTTACCATCCCCTTGCCAACAATAAGTACCGAGTTTAGTTTCAAATTTTTTATTATCAATCTCAATATAGGCATTCGGAGGCTTTCCTACTGCCAATTCATTAGTATTTGAACACCCCATTAAGGTAAATCCAAAAAGAGCTACTACATATAAAAAATATTTCTTCATGCAAATCCCTCCTTTATATATAGACGGACTCGTTAATACTAAGTTACAAACAATTTTCATATTTATGGAACTTATGGTTTTTTTATCAGCTCGAACAGTTGCAAAATGTATCCAGATGTATGAAATGAATAATAGTTTTTCAATCAGCACTATTAAATATATGATTTTCTTCGATAAATACTAAGCGTCAAGCCGATAGCAACGCTTCCAAGTAGCATTGGGAAAAGACCATAGCTAATAAATGGGATTGGCATTGACATGAGGGGGACAAGTCCAAAGAGCATCAATATTTGGTATACAATTTGCGTTGTTAAAAAGGCAAGCCCACCTATCATTAATAAACGACCATATTCGTTTTGAATGATGCGTAATGTGTGTGCAATACGATAAATGATGAAGCCAAGAATACCTACAACGATGACACCTGCAATAATCCCATACGTTTGTAAAATCGTGAGTAATACAAAATCAGTATGCGCTCCACCAGCAAACGGTTGATTGCTAGTGCCAAACCAGGCAAGCTGTTTCATCACACTTGAGAGAAGTAATACATTCGGATTATCTTCTAAACCTGGTGTATAGATAGTCTGCATTCGTGAAAGCTGGTACGGTTTTAATGGTGCCAACATTAAGTAGCTGATTAATGCTACAAATAGGAAACTAAATGCTACGGTAACTGTTAGCTTTTGCTTGCGAGAAAAGCTACTAGCATAAAATAATGTCGCTATAATCGCTGTATACGTACATAATAGTGAAATATCTGACAATCGCATGTAGTAGTATGCACCGATAAAATAAAGAATGAGTAGCAACCATAGTGATTTTTTTTGTTTAGCGAAAAACCCAGCAAACGCAATTAAAAAGAGAGGCAACGTCATCCAACCTTTTAGTTCAAGGGGACCTGCTTTAAAAAAGGTCACACCATTAATCATTCCATTACCATTTAAGATAATAAGAAATAAAAGACATGCAAGTACATAAATAAGCGTGGAATAGCGTTCAAGCTTGCGAAAATCGAGTCGCATGAATAAAATCGCCACCGCAATGCCCCCAATAACAATTACGACATTACGGATGATAAAATCTCGTAACGCGAGTTCAGCAGGCAGGAGCGGTAAGAAGCTACACATTGCTGCCAGCACAAATGGAATAACGAGTAGCCAATCGATTTTCGGTTGATGAATCTGATTAAGTGAGACACCGAGATTTGTAGCATTGCCCATTTCATGCACAGCCTGTTGTTCCGCATCAATATCGCTATAGCCCTTTTTCTGCCAAGCCTGCTTTGATTTCGCTAAATGATACGTCAACTCCTTTTCAACAGCATCATGCGCATCCTTGTTACGAATATGTCCCTTAACATGTTGAATAAATTCTTTAATCGTTCGCATAGCACATCTCCTTCAGTAATTGCTGAAGAGAAGGGAGCTTTTCTGTTTCTTTATTAAGTTTTGTCAGCAGTTTAATGCCCTTATGTGAAAGAACATAACGCTTTTCGTTCTCGTGCCACTCGCTTACGACAAGTTGCTGCTGCTCAAGGCGATGCAGCGATGCATAAATCATCCCTTCATTGAAATGAACTACGTCTTTGTTTTTTGTATAAAGTAGTTGTGTAATCTCATAACCTGTGCGCATCGTTTGTAGCAGCGGTAACAGCACCTGATCCGAAAGTTCCTCGTGCATACCTTTGCGCACAGCTTCTCGATGCTTTTCTGTAAATTGCACTTTTTGAAATTGATTTTTCATGGCTTGTTTAAAACGTGTTTCCGTCAAATGGATTCCCTCCTAACGCTTTTTGTAATAAAGCTCGAGCCTTACGAAGTCTTGTTTTCACCGTATTTTTATTCAAAGATAAAATGCTGGCAATCTCCTGAATCGAGTACTCCTCAAAATAATAAAAGTAAATAAGTTCACGATATTTTACGGGGAGTGCCATCACGAGGTCAAACAGCGCATCATCTTCACTATGTTGAACGACCTGTTCTAGTAAATCACCAGTTTCCAATGTTTCCGCTAACACATTTGTTTCGATAACATCGACGTTTTTCTTGTACCAGCTCTTTATATAGTCCTTTGAATGATTGATGGCAATACGCCACAACCATGTCTTCAAACTTGATTTACCCTGGTAGCTTGAAAGGGCCTTATAGCACTTAATAAAAATCTCTTGCGTTAAATCCTCTGCAAGTGCAGCATCATGTACATATGTATAAACAAGCTGTAACACCTCTTGACCATAATCTGTCATAAGCTCTTCGATTACCTGATCTCGTGATAATCCGCTTACTTGCATTGTTTCTTCCATCTTCATCCCTCCTTACCTGTTCATTCATTAGACGATTGCCAAATAGTACCGGTTTTATTTTTGCAAAAATCCAGGTGTGTTGATTAACCATTTTTATCCACCCTAATAAATAGAAGGATCTGATTTCCGCTACGGACTACTCGCTTTGTTGCGAGCGAGTAGCCCTACGCTACAAACTCTTCATCATAAAATGTGGTTGATTTCTTTGATAGAAAGAGTTTGGTTTCGATAAAAGCCCAAATAGTTTCGATAAAATGAGATTTTGTTTCGATAAAAGCTCAAATAGTTTCGATAAAGAGCGATTTAGTTTCGATAAATCTTCAAAGTATTCCTATAAAACGAACGAAAGTAGCTTTAGCGATTCTGTTTTGGGGCTCGACACAAAATAGCAACAAGAAAAACCCTTTCATCGATCAATAATAAACCTATTTTTTCCTAATCAACACGCCTGATAAAAATCACTATTTATTGGATCATCACCAAAAGTTGTGGATGACGTTTTTTTAAATATATGGGCTGTATATTAGTTGACCTTCGTTCCGACTGGGCGACTCCTTGGGGATCAGCGTCGAGGGCACTGAAAAAGTGGTTAGATAAAGGAAGTAGCGAATTTTTTCTCTACTTCCTTTTCTTTTTCATCTATAATTATTAGTATACTGTTCATTTTAGGTGGTGCTTTTTATGCTTTCCAAACAAGAAACGCTTGCTCTTAGTCCTCATATGGCAATCTATGATTTAGTTGTGCCAAAAGATAATATGCTTCGTCAAATGAAGGAATTAATTGATTTTACTTTTGTTTTAGAGGAATTAGAGACTAAATATTGTCTAGATAATGGTCGTTACGCTATTTCACCTATTCGTATGTTCAAATATTTATTACTTAAGGCAATTTATGATATTTCTGATGTTGATGTAGTAGAACGTTCTAAATATGATATGTCCTTTAAATATTTTTTAGATATGGCACCAGAAGAAGGTGTTATTGAGGCAAGTTCTTTAACAAAATTCCGTCGATTACGTTTACAAGATGTCCAATTGTTAGATTTACTCATTCACAAAACCGTAGAACTAGCTATTGCACAGGGTGTTTTAAAAAGTAAAACATTGATTGTAGACGCAACACATACGAAGGCACGCTACCAACAGAAGTCCCCGAAAGAGTTTTTACAAGAGAAATCAAAACAGGTACGAAAAGCCGTGTATCAATTCGATGAAACAATGAAATCAAAATTTCCCACTAAACCGACTTCTCAAGATATCCAAAAAGAAGTGGACTATTGTCACCAAGTCATTCAAATAATAGAAGAAAATAAGGCTATTGCTCAAATACCAAGTGTACAAGAAAAAGTAAATGTCCTCAAAGAAGTTATTGAAGATTATGAGCTTAAAATAAATTACTCAGCTGATCCTGATGCACGTGTCGGTTATAAATCTAAAGAGAATCCTTTCTTTGGTTATAAAACACATTTGGCAATGAGTGATGAAAGACTTATAACAGCAGTAGTTGTAACAACAGGTGAAAAAAGTGACGGGAATTATTTACAAGAGCTAGTAGAGAAGAG
Proteins encoded in this region:
- a CDS encoding sigma-70 family RNA polymerase sigma factor — encoded protein: MEETMQVSGLSRDQVIEELMTDYGQEVLQLVYTYVHDAALAEDLTQEIFIKCYKALSSYQGKSSLKTWLWRIAINHSKDYIKSWYKKNVDVIETNVLAETLETGDLLEQVVQHSEDDALFDLVMALPVKYRELIYFYYFEEYSIQEIASILSLNKNTVKTRLRKARALLQKALGGNPFDGNTF
- a CDS encoding excalibur calcium-binding domain-containing protein, which encodes MRLKTIAALFIMLLLAFNFEVADASTFKEVKIITSSSIEVYEKPDTSSKVVGTVTEGTLVTQISEGHNVSFSRISYLNNDGKILEGYISDVALDDALYGIQIASSKSGLVVKQTPSLKGKTVATLQHKMVVKDFGSVGNGWSLVQYGNVVGYATSSFMSESKPTTKYVLTEGLVVRNIASPSGDNIGELSKNEEVLVHSTIAGWSFVTTPLYGGYVLDSHLTSQNPFAKTSKGSSSSSKPSNGSKSKYKNCTELRKDYPNGVGSDHPAYEKKHDRDDDGWACER
- a CDS encoding FtsW/RodA/SpoVE family cell cycle protein — translated: MRTIKEFIQHVKGHIRNKDAHDAVEKELTYHLAKSKQAWQKKGYSDIDAEQQAVHEMGNATNLGVSLNQIHQPKIDWLLVIPFVLAAMCSFLPLLPAELALRDFIIRNVVIVIGGIAVAILFMRLDFRKLERYSTLIYVLACLLFLIILNGNGMINGVTFFKAGPLELKGWMTLPLFLIAFAGFFAKQKKSLWLLLILYFIGAYYYMRLSDISLLCTYTAIIATLFYASSFSRKQKLTVTVAFSFLFVALISYLMLAPLKPYQLSRMQTIYTPGLEDNPNVLLLSSVMKQLAWFGTSNQPFAGGAHTDFVLLTILQTYGIIAGVIVVGILGFIIYRIAHTLRIIQNEYGRLLMIGGLAFLTTQIVYQILMLFGLVPLMSMPIPFISYGLFPMLLGSVAIGLTLSIYRRKSYI
- a CDS encoding helix-turn-helix transcriptional regulator, with protein sequence MTETRFKQAMKNQFQKVQFTEKHREAVRKGMHEELSDQVLLPLLQTMRTGYEITQLLYTKNKDVVHFNEGMIYASLHRLEQQQLVVSEWHENEKRYVLSHKGIKLLTKLNKETEKLPSLQQLLKEMCYAND
- a CDS encoding IS1182 family transposase; the protein is MLSKQETLALSPHMAIYDLVVPKDNMLRQMKELIDFTFVLEELETKYCLDNGRYAISPIRMFKYLLLKAIYDISDVDVVERSKYDMSFKYFLDMAPEEGVIEASSLTKFRRLRLQDVQLLDLLIHKTVELAIAQGVLKSKTLIVDATHTKARYQQKSPKEFLQEKSKQVRKAVYQFDETMKSKFPTKPTSQDIQKEVDYCHQVIQIIEENKAIAQIPSVQEKVNVLKEVIEDYELKINYSADPDARVGYKSKENPFFGYKTHLAMSDERLITAVVVTTGEKSDGNYLQELVEKSEQAGIEVNTILGDTAYSGKENLLYTKKKEIQLISRLHPVITNGQRKQESKFEFNKDADLYVCPAGHLAKSKSIKKRKNSTQNTQLKYFFDIEKCKVCPLKEGCYKEGAKTKSYSVSLLSNEHIEQEVFQETESFKQLAKERYKIEAKNSEIKNRHGYNQANATGLFGMQIQAAATLFVVNMKRILKLMNEKSKE